From one Lycium barbarum isolate Lr01 chromosome 6, ASM1917538v2, whole genome shotgun sequence genomic stretch:
- the LOC132644396 gene encoding uncharacterized protein LOC132644396, which produces MLSLMVIYDGAKTRVRTLGGDSEHFPVVMGLHQGSALSPFLFSLVIDGLTRQIQGEVPWCMLFADDIVLIDESRSGVNAKLEVWRQTMESKGFKLSRTKTEYLECKFSDIVHEADVEVKLGTQVIQKKDSFKYLGSIIQGNGEIDDDVTHRIGAGWMKWRLASGVLCDKKVPPKLKGKFYKVVVRPAMLYGAECWPVKKSHVQKMKVAEMRMLRWMCGHTRSDRIRNEVIRDKVGIASVEDKMREARLRWFGHVMRRDENAPVRRCERLASDGFKRGRGRPKKYWGEVIRQDMAHFLLTEDMTLDRRVWRTHIRVEG; this is translated from the coding sequence ATGTTATCTTTAATGGTCATctatgatggggccaagaccagggtaaggactttgggaggcgactcagagcacttcccagtggtgatggggctgcatcagggatcagctcttagcccatttttattctccttggtgatcgatggattgacgcgacaaattcaaggtgaggtgccatggtgtatgttatttgcagatgacatagtccttattgacgagtctcgcagcggggttaacgctaagctggaggtttggagacaaactatggagtctaaagggttcaagttgagtaggaccaagacagagtacttggagtgcaagttcagtgatatagtacatgaggctgacgtggaagtgaagcttggcacccaggtcatacagaagaaagatagtttcaagtatcttgggtctattatacaaggaaatggggagattgatgatgacgtcacacatcgtattggtgcaggatggatgaaatggaggcttgcctccggagtgctgtgtgacaagaaggtgccaccgaaacttaaaggcaagttctacaaagtggtggttagaccagctatgttgtatggggcggagtgttggccagtcaagaaatctcatgttcagaagatgaaagtggccgaaatgagaatgctgcggtggatgtgtgggcacactaggagtgataggattaggaatgaagtcatccgagacaaggttggaatagcctcagtggaagacaagatgcgggaagcgaggctgagatggtttgggcatgtgatgcggagagatgaaaatgccccggtgcggaggtgcgagaggttggccagcgacggcttcaaaagaggtagaggtaggccgaagaagtattggggggaagtgattagacaggacatggcgcatttcctgcttacggaggacatgaccctagataggagggtttggaggactcatattagggtagaaggatag
- the LOC132645529 gene encoding 1-aminocyclopropane-1-carboxylate synthase, with amino-acid sequence MGFESAKNNSILSKLATNEEHGENSPYFDGWKAYDNNPFHPLKNPNGVVQMGLAENQLCFDLIEEWIKKNPKASICSTEGIKSFKAIANFQDYHGLPEFRQAIAKFMEKTRGGRVTFDPDRVVMAGGATGANETIIFCLADLGDAFLVPSPYYPAFNRDLRWRTGVELIPIHCESSNNFQITTKAVKEAYENAQKANIKVKGLILTNPSNPLGTTLDEDTLKSLLNFTNQHNIHLVCDEIYAATVFDTPQFVSIAEVLNDNETNNCNKDLVHIVYSLSKDMGLPGFRIGIVYSFNDAVVNCARKMSSFGLISTQTQHFLAAMLSDEKFVANYLAESAKRLAKRHKYFTNGLLEVGIKCLKSNAGLFCWMDLRPLLRESTFDSEMSLWRVIINEVKLNVSPGSSFDCQEPGFFRVCFANMDDETVDIALSRIRRFVGVKRSGDESNAVEKKQQWKKNNLRLSFSKRMYDEGVLSPLSSPIPHSPQVR; translated from the exons ATGGGATTTGAGAGTGCAAAGAACAACTCAATCTTGTCAAAGCTCGCTACTAATGAAGAACATGGCGAAAACTCACCATATTTCGATGGGTGGAAAGCATACGATAACAATCCTTTCCACCCTTTGAAGAACCCTAATGGAGTTGTCCAAATGGGTCTTGCTGAAAATCAG CTTTGTTTTGACTTGATAGAGGAGTGGATTAAAAAGAACCCAAAAGCTTCAATTTGCTCCACTGAAGGAATCAAATCATTCAAGGCCATTGCCAACTTCCAAGATTATCATGGCTTGCCTGAATTTAGACAA GCCATTGCGAAGTTTATGGAGAAAACAAGAGGGGGGAGAGTTACATTTGATCCTGACAGAGTAGTTATGGCTGGTGGTGCCACTGGAGCTAATGAGACAATTATTTTTTGTTTGGCTGATCTAGGAGATGCATTCTTAGTACCTTCACCATACTACCCAGC ATTTAACAGAGACCTAAGATGGAGAACTGGAGTAGAACTCATTCCAATTCATTGCGAGAGCTCCAACAATTTCCAAATAACCACAAAAGCAGTGAAAGAAGCGTACGAAAATGCCCAAAAAGCAAACATCAAAGTAAAAGGCTTGATTTTGACTAATCCATCAAATCCACTAGGCACCACTCTGGACGAGGACACACTAAAAAGCCTCTTGAATTTCACCAACCAACACAACATCCACCTCGTGTGCGACGAAATCTACGCTGCCACTGTCTTTGACACACCTCAATTTGTCAGCATTGCTGAAGTCCTCAACGACAACGAAACGAATAATTGCAACAAAGATTTGGTTCACATCGTTTACAGTCTTTCGAAAGACATGGGGTTACCAGGATTTAGAATCGGAATCGTATATTCATTCAACGATGCAGTCGTTAATTGTGCTCGCAAAATGTCGAGCTTCGGTTTAATTTCTACTCAAACGCAACATTTCCTTGCCGCAATGCTATCTGACGAAAAATTCGTTGCAAATTATCTCGCAGAAAGCGCAAAGAGGTTAGCTAAAAGGCACAAATACTTTACCAACGGACTCTTAGAAGTTGGCATTAAATGCTTGAAAAGCAATGCGGGGCTTTTCTGCTGGATGGATTTGCGACCACTTTTGAGGGAATCCACATTCGATAGCGAAATGTCGTTATGGAGAGTGATTATTAATGAAGTGAAGCTCAATGTATCGCCTGGATCTTCATTTGATTGTCAAGAACCTGGATTTTTCCGGGTTTGTTTCGCAAACATGGATGATGAAACGGTGGACATTGCACTATCAAGGATTCGAAGGTTCGTGGGAGTTAAGAGAAGTGGAGATGAGTCGAATGCGGTAGAGAAGAAGCAGCAATGGAAAAAGAATAATTTACGACTTAGTTTCTCGAAAAGAATGTACGATGAAGGTGTTTTGTCACCACTTTCATCTCCTATTCCTCACTCACCACAAGTTCGTTAG